The proteins below are encoded in one region of Metabacillus dongyingensis:
- a CDS encoding diacylglycerol/lipid kinase family protein, with protein MKQAMLIVNPSSGKEKGTEYAEHALKTMNKMGYETEIRETKGEGDAMEFAREACESKLDFIAAMGGDGTINEAINGIAEQEHRPLFGLIPLGTVNDFARALNIPLDPDEAISILEQQNTRKTDVGKINDRYFINIVAVGALAEASFSTPVEQKTKLGPLAYIIEGVKKMKEKQPFELRVQSDNVVWEGEALLMLVALTNSVGGFETIAPEAEVNDGMLHVMIIKDIAMPQFLLLLPKIITGELGNSEHVEYLKVPVIEASSTYEMIANVDGDEGDKLPIKVENLKRHIEILVPKEE; from the coding sequence TTGAAGCAGGCAATGTTAATTGTAAACCCATCTTCAGGAAAGGAAAAAGGGACTGAATATGCAGAGCACGCTTTAAAAACAATGAATAAAATGGGCTATGAAACAGAGATCCGTGAAACAAAAGGCGAGGGAGATGCTATGGAGTTTGCCCGGGAAGCCTGTGAAAGTAAGCTTGATTTTATCGCGGCAATGGGCGGGGACGGTACGATAAATGAAGCAATAAACGGAATTGCTGAACAGGAACATCGGCCTTTATTCGGTTTAATTCCACTCGGTACGGTGAATGATTTTGCCAGAGCGCTTAATATTCCGCTCGATCCTGATGAGGCTATTTCCATTCTGGAGCAGCAGAACACAAGAAAAACGGACGTAGGAAAAATCAATGATCGATATTTTATTAATATAGTTGCTGTAGGTGCTTTAGCTGAAGCATCTTTCTCCACGCCTGTGGAGCAGAAAACAAAGCTTGGACCGCTTGCCTACATCATTGAAGGTGTAAAGAAAATGAAGGAAAAGCAGCCTTTTGAACTCAGGGTGCAATCAGATAATGTCGTCTGGGAGGGGGAGGCGCTGCTTATGCTTGTAGCACTGACAAACTCAGTCGGCGGATTCGAAACGATTGCCCCTGAAGCAGAGGTGAACGATGGCATGCTTCACGTCATGATTATTAAAGATATTGCCATGCCGCAATTTCTGCTGCTCCTGCCGAAGATCATAACGGGTGAACTGGGAAACAGCGAGCATGTTGAATACTTAAAAGTGCCAGTGATTGAAGCATCTTCAACTTATGAAATGATTGCGAACGTAGACGGTGACGAAGGGGATAAGCTTCCGATAAAAGTGGAAAATCTAAAGAGACACATTGAAATACTGGTCCCTAAAGAAGAATAG
- a CDS encoding exonuclease domain-containing protein gives MKSNPFVHFIREVHGKFQTSVFGTAQSGQNSQQIAFLRQLQREMKAEEALSVPLDDLNVVVFDIETTGFFPEQGNEIIAIGAVKVSGSTLKEEERFYSLVRHENGMSDEIRELTGISDEDLMDAPFLEEAMIEFYKFVKGDTLVAHHSSHEKNFMQHASRKLFRAPFKHRIVDTSFLYRIAEPNFEYVRLEDWCDHKQIPVIDRHHALGDAILTAKLWCKYVEDVKGLGCRNLRDIYERIAIL, from the coding sequence ATGAAGTCGAATCCGTTCGTTCATTTTATAAGAGAAGTGCACGGAAAGTTTCAAACAAGCGTTTTTGGAACTGCTCAAAGCGGACAAAACTCTCAGCAAATTGCGTTTCTGCGCCAGCTTCAGCGAGAAATGAAAGCAGAGGAGGCGCTGTCGGTTCCATTAGACGATCTGAATGTGGTTGTCTTTGATATTGAGACAACCGGATTTTTCCCAGAGCAGGGGAACGAAATCATTGCTATCGGAGCAGTGAAGGTGAGCGGGTCCACGCTGAAGGAAGAGGAACGTTTCTACTCGCTTGTCAGACATGAAAATGGGATGTCCGATGAAATCCGTGAGTTAACGGGCATTAGTGATGAAGACTTAATGGATGCTCCTTTCCTTGAAGAGGCCATGATCGAATTTTATAAGTTTGTAAAAGGAGATACACTTGTTGCCCATCACTCTTCACATGAAAAAAACTTTATGCAGCATGCAAGCAGGAAATTGTTCCGTGCACCTTTTAAGCACCGGATTGTGGACACTTCTTTTTTATACCGCATCGCTGAACCGAATTTTGAGTATGTAAGACTTGAAGATTGGTGCGATCATAAGCAGATTCCTGTTATAGACCGTCATCATGCGTTAGGCGACGCCATCTTGACAGCAAAATTATGGTGTAAATATGTAGAGGATGTAAAAGGACTCGGCTGCAGAAACCTGAGGGATATTTATGAGCGGATTGCCATCCTATGA
- a CDS encoding DUF294 nucleotidyltransferase-like domain-containing protein has translation MGESYESIRAWKDEEIYKYTSDTHTLNQFHDQVMRAVFNISLQRVKEEKGTPPSPFTWFVMGSAGRYEQGVISDQDHGMVYEKSGTDADQYFLALGKEVSLGLHIAGYPYCEGKVMSSNPVWCKSLGAFENQLSKWMDEVSFESMRYLQIFVDARVLEGEETFVNHLKNVIDDCQKKSPKLLKRFMDNIMHLKPSVGPLGQIFTENSGPYQGSLNLKQAAFLPYVNAVRILAIKEGVLAASTLDRIDELSNDEFYRNELSDYKTSFANLLQFRMSNLKRIQDYDDVHYLPIQKLSRAERKEMKTILKNGKKLHHFVQGIIEKGVHK, from the coding sequence ATGGGAGAAAGCTACGAATCGATTCGTGCATGGAAAGATGAAGAGATATATAAATATACATCTGATACGCACACATTAAATCAATTTCATGATCAAGTCATGCGGGCTGTTTTTAACATATCTCTGCAAAGGGTGAAGGAGGAAAAAGGAACTCCTCCTTCGCCCTTTACATGGTTTGTCATGGGGAGTGCAGGGAGATATGAACAGGGGGTCATCAGTGACCAGGATCATGGAATGGTTTATGAAAAAAGCGGTACGGATGCAGATCAGTACTTTCTGGCACTTGGAAAAGAAGTTTCCTTAGGTCTTCATATTGCAGGATATCCTTATTGCGAAGGTAAAGTCATGAGCTCAAATCCTGTCTGGTGCAAATCGCTTGGAGCTTTTGAAAATCAGCTATCAAAATGGATGGATGAAGTCAGCTTCGAGTCGATGCGGTATCTGCAGATTTTTGTTGATGCAAGAGTATTAGAGGGAGAAGAAACATTTGTTAACCACTTAAAAAACGTTATTGATGATTGCCAGAAAAAGTCTCCTAAGCTATTAAAACGGTTTATGGATAATATCATGCACCTCAAACCTTCTGTTGGTCCTCTTGGGCAAATCTTTACCGAAAACAGCGGCCCTTATCAGGGATCATTGAATTTGAAGCAGGCTGCGTTTTTGCCCTATGTGAATGCGGTAAGAATCCTTGCTATTAAAGAAGGAGTACTAGCCGCGTCAACTTTGGACCGGATTGATGAGCTCAGCAATGACGAGTTTTATCGGAATGAGCTGAGCGACTATAAGACCAGCTTTGCAAATCTGCTGCAATTTCGAATGTCTAATTTAAAGAGAATCCAAGATTACGATGATGTACATTACCTTCCCATTCAAAAGCTCAGCCGTGCGGAGAGAAAAGAAATGAAAACCATTCTGAAAAACGGGAAAAAGCTGCATCACTTTGTACAGGGAATCATTGAAAAGGGTGTTCATAAATGA
- a CDS encoding ammonium transporter, producing MDSIYLLNSLWVVLGAILVILMQGGFILLEAGSTRMKNAGHIAGKTIFTFGLASLVFWAVGFGFIFGDNANFLVGLSHFFYSGYELEGMNLSSAVFFIFQLAFAGIAITIALGGFAERAKLSIYLVFTVLFSALVYPVVAHWIWGGGWLAEHGKQDFAGSTVVHLTGAMAAFAATILLKPRIGKFNQDGSANNIFGHNQVFTALGVLLLWIGWFGFNAASTLGVEDGFFGYVALNTNLAAAAGAVAALIVSWAVLGKSDVPTMLNGALAGLVAITASCAFVDTWAAVLIGFIAGILVFYSVRFFEKRKIDDPIYALSVHGAAGVWGTISTGFFATPELATVGKPGLLYGGGFEQLGVQIMGVGVSGAYAFIVSFIILFAAKKLMGGLRVTEEEEIMGLDMSEHGSYGYPEVFLSKEDKISS from the coding sequence TTGGATTCTATCTATTTGTTAAATAGTTTATGGGTGGTTTTAGGGGCGATCTTAGTTATTCTCATGCAGGGCGGGTTCATTTTGCTTGAGGCGGGATCTACACGCATGAAAAATGCCGGTCATATTGCCGGGAAGACGATCTTTACGTTTGGTCTTGCATCCCTTGTGTTTTGGGCAGTGGGCTTTGGGTTTATTTTTGGCGATAATGCTAATTTCCTTGTCGGTTTATCCCACTTTTTCTATTCAGGATATGAGCTTGAAGGGATGAATCTTTCTTCCGCTGTATTCTTTATATTTCAGCTTGCATTTGCCGGTATTGCGATTACGATTGCCCTTGGCGGGTTTGCCGAGCGGGCGAAGCTATCAATCTATCTTGTCTTTACGGTGCTGTTCTCAGCTCTTGTCTATCCTGTAGTTGCACACTGGATCTGGGGCGGAGGCTGGCTTGCTGAGCATGGCAAACAGGATTTTGCAGGCTCTACAGTAGTGCATTTAACGGGAGCAATGGCTGCATTTGCGGCGACAATTTTGCTGAAGCCCCGAATTGGGAAATTCAATCAGGATGGTTCTGCCAATAACATTTTTGGGCATAATCAGGTGTTTACGGCTTTAGGCGTTTTGCTGCTTTGGATTGGCTGGTTTGGATTTAATGCGGCAAGCACGCTTGGAGTAGAGGATGGATTTTTCGGATATGTTGCTCTGAATACTAATCTTGCAGCAGCAGCCGGTGCTGTCGCAGCGCTCATCGTTTCATGGGCGGTGCTTGGGAAATCAGATGTGCCGACAATGCTGAACGGGGCACTCGCGGGTCTTGTAGCGATTACAGCATCCTGTGCGTTTGTTGATACATGGGCGGCTGTTCTCATCGGTTTTATCGCTGGAATCCTGGTTTTCTATAGTGTGAGATTCTTTGAAAAGAGAAAAATAGACGATCCAATCTACGCCTTATCCGTTCATGGTGCAGCAGGGGTTTGGGGTACGATTTCAACAGGGTTTTTCGCAACACCAGAACTGGCGACAGTTGGAAAGCCAGGATTATTGTATGGCGGAGGCTTTGAACAATTAGGTGTTCAGATTATGGGGGTCGGGGTATCCGGAGCTTATGCTTTTATTGTTTCGTTTATCATTCTCTTTGCTGCTAAAAAGCTGATGGGCGGTCTTCGTGTAACGGAAGAAGAAGAAATTATGGGGCTTGATATGAGTGAGCATGGAAGTTACGGCTATCCTGAAGTATTCTTATCAAAAGAGGATAAGATCAGCTCTTAA
- a CDS encoding L-lactate dehydrogenase has translation MTQEKINRVVLVGTGFVGSSCAFALMNQGMADELILIDADAEKALGDVMDLNHGKVFAPNPAAIRLGEYEDCKHADIVVICAGANQKKGETRLDLVAKNLAIFKEITESVMKSGFQGIFLVAANPVDILTYATWKYSGLPKERVIGSGTILDTSRFRYLLGDYFKIAPNNVHAYIIGEHGDSELPVYSAADIGGIPVMKMIERNKAFKKEDLDEIFKNVRDAAYQIISRKGATYYGIAMGLVRITKAILHNENCVLTVSAYLDGHYGENDVYIGVPAVINREGIREIIELDLNAEEQNKFKNSAAILKEILAPHFD, from the coding sequence ATGACACAAGAAAAGATAAACCGTGTAGTCTTAGTTGGAACCGGTTTTGTCGGATCCAGCTGCGCATTTGCTCTCATGAATCAAGGAATGGCTGATGAACTCATTTTAATTGATGCTGATGCCGAAAAAGCGCTTGGGGATGTAATGGATCTTAATCACGGAAAAGTGTTTGCGCCAAATCCTGCCGCCATCCGCCTCGGAGAATACGAGGATTGCAAACACGCAGATATTGTTGTCATTTGTGCAGGAGCCAACCAGAAGAAAGGCGAAACCCGCCTCGATCTAGTAGCAAAAAACCTGGCTATATTCAAAGAAATTACCGAAAGCGTTATGAAATCCGGTTTTCAGGGGATTTTTCTAGTAGCAGCCAATCCAGTGGATATCCTGACCTACGCAACCTGGAAATACAGCGGCTTGCCGAAAGAACGCGTGATAGGTTCAGGAACCATCCTTGATACTTCCCGCTTTCGCTACCTGCTGGGCGATTATTTTAAAATTGCTCCAAATAACGTGCATGCCTACATAATCGGTGAACATGGAGACAGCGAGCTTCCTGTTTACAGCGCTGCGGATATCGGCGGGATCCCTGTCATGAAGATGATTGAACGAAACAAAGCCTTTAAAAAAGAAGATTTAGATGAAATTTTTAAGAACGTCAGAGATGCAGCCTATCAAATTATAAGTCGAAAGGGCGCAACCTATTATGGAATTGCAATGGGACTTGTCCGCATTACGAAGGCAATCCTTCATAATGAAAACTGTGTTCTGACCGTTTCTGCCTATCTTGATGGCCATTACGGTGAAAACGATGTCTATATCGGTGTTCCAGCTGTAATTAACCGCGAGGGGATTCGCGAGATTATTGAGCTTGATCTAAACGCTGAGGAACAGAATAAATTTAAAAACAGTGCAGCGATATTGAAGGAAATACTGGCTCCACATTTTGACTAG
- a CDS encoding heavy metal translocating P-type ATPase produces the protein MEAEQSAEKNVYRVQGFTCAGCAGKFERNVKELDGVTDAKVNFGAAKLTVIGKASIDDIEKAGAFEHLKILPEKGAVQAPAEPFLKKYGALLVSALFIIIGYYSLFSYGEGSVPSIAAFIAAIIIGGSSLFITGFKNLIRLEFDMRTLMTIAIIGAAIIGEWSEGAVVVILFAVSEALESYSMDRARKSIRSLMDIAPKEALIRRNGIESSIAVDEIEALDIMIVKPGQKIAMDGLVVKGFSAVNQASITGESIPAEKGPGAEVFAGTLNEEGLLEVQVTKLADDTTIAKIIHLVEEAQAERAPSQAFVDKFAKWYTPAIMAVAFLVAVLPPLFFSAAWDTWIYQGLAVLVVGCPCALVISTPVSIVTAIGNAARNGVLIKGGIYLEELSRIKAVAFDKTGTLTKGAPVVADFEVLQSGISENDLFKLVSALEYRSQHPLASAFIKKAEQQEIDYKSLIVEDFTSLTGKGIKGKIDHEWYYVGNISLFEEMGLTFEGELKNKVDSLQKQGKTVMLAGTNEMLLAVLAVADEVRESSVRVVKQLKELGIQKTIMLTGDHANTAAAIGNQLEVSEIYAELLPQHKLDAVKKMQREYGAAAMVGDGVNDAPALAAASVGIAMGGAGTDTALETADVALMGDDLKKLPFAIELSRKTLVIIKQNIAFALGLKLLALLLVVPGWLTLWIAIFADMGATLLVTLNGLRLLRVKGKRDSQIL, from the coding sequence GTGGAAGCAGAACAATCGGCTGAAAAAAATGTATATCGGGTTCAGGGATTCACCTGTGCAGGCTGTGCCGGGAAATTTGAACGCAATGTAAAAGAGCTGGATGGCGTGACAGATGCGAAAGTAAATTTTGGTGCCGCCAAGTTAACAGTTATCGGCAAAGCAAGTATCGATGATATTGAAAAAGCAGGAGCGTTCGAGCACCTTAAAATCCTTCCTGAAAAGGGAGCCGTTCAAGCGCCTGCAGAACCATTCCTTAAAAAATACGGTGCGCTTCTAGTGTCCGCTCTGTTCATAATTATCGGCTATTATTCCTTATTTTCTTACGGGGAAGGAAGTGTCCCATCTATAGCAGCCTTTATTGCTGCCATCATTATTGGAGGATCATCCCTGTTTATCACTGGGTTTAAAAATTTGATTCGACTTGAGTTTGATATGCGAACACTCATGACGATTGCCATTATTGGCGCCGCCATTATTGGGGAATGGAGCGAAGGAGCGGTTGTGGTCATCTTGTTTGCCGTCAGTGAAGCTCTTGAATCCTATTCAATGGACCGGGCGCGAAAGTCCATTCGCTCTTTAATGGATATTGCTCCAAAAGAAGCGTTAATAAGACGAAATGGAATTGAAAGCTCTATTGCCGTTGATGAAATTGAAGCTCTCGATATTATGATCGTGAAGCCTGGCCAGAAAATTGCCATGGATGGTTTAGTTGTTAAAGGGTTTTCGGCTGTTAATCAGGCGTCCATCACGGGTGAATCCATCCCGGCAGAAAAAGGACCAGGCGCCGAAGTGTTTGCGGGAACTCTTAACGAAGAAGGATTGCTTGAAGTGCAGGTTACAAAGCTTGCTGATGATACGACGATTGCCAAAATCATTCATTTAGTAGAAGAAGCCCAGGCGGAACGCGCACCATCGCAGGCGTTTGTTGACAAGTTTGCGAAGTGGTATACACCTGCCATTATGGCGGTTGCCTTTTTAGTTGCCGTTCTTCCTCCGTTATTTTTCAGCGCAGCATGGGACACATGGATCTACCAGGGTCTTGCCGTATTAGTGGTCGGCTGTCCATGTGCACTTGTTATTTCAACACCTGTTTCTATTGTTACGGCAATTGGGAACGCTGCGAGAAATGGTGTATTGATCAAAGGCGGCATTTACCTTGAAGAATTAAGCAGAATCAAGGCAGTTGCCTTTGATAAAACAGGCACTTTAACAAAAGGGGCTCCCGTGGTTGCCGATTTTGAAGTTTTACAATCCGGCATTTCAGAGAACGACCTATTTAAATTGGTAAGTGCGCTGGAATATCGATCGCAGCATCCGCTTGCTTCAGCGTTTATAAAAAAAGCAGAGCAGCAGGAGATCGATTATAAATCACTGATTGTAGAAGATTTCACGTCCTTAACTGGAAAAGGTATCAAAGGAAAGATTGATCATGAGTGGTACTACGTTGGAAATATTTCGCTGTTTGAAGAAATGGGGCTTACATTTGAAGGTGAATTAAAGAACAAGGTTGATTCTTTGCAGAAACAAGGAAAAACAGTCATGCTCGCCGGAACGAATGAAATGCTGCTTGCTGTTTTAGCGGTGGCAGACGAGGTCCGTGAAAGCAGTGTCCGCGTTGTGAAGCAGTTAAAAGAGCTCGGTATTCAAAAAACCATCATGCTGACGGGTGATCATGCAAATACAGCTGCAGCGATCGGTAACCAGTTAGAAGTGTCTGAGATTTATGCTGAGCTGCTTCCTCAGCATAAACTGGATGCAGTGAAAAAGATGCAAAGGGAATACGGGGCAGCTGCAATGGTTGGGGATGGCGTAAATGATGCTCCTGCCCTTGCTGCAGCTTCAGTTGGAATCGCGATGGGAGGAGCCGGGACGGATACCGCTCTTGAAACAGCAGATGTTGCCTTAATGGGGGATGATCTGAAAAAGCTGCCATTTGCAATTGAACTCAGCCGCAAAACGCTTGTTATCATTAAGCAGAACATTGCCTTCGCCTTAGGACTCAAATTGCTTGCTTTACTTCTGGTCGTTCCGGGGTGGCTGACGCTTTGGATCGCGATCTTTGCAGATATGGGAGCTACATTGCTAGTTACGTTAAATGGATTACGGCTTTTAAGAGTGAAAGGAAAGAGAGATAGCCAGATACTTTGA
- a CDS encoding ArsR/SmtB family transcription factor → MKLQDVCEITCVDSEKVERVKNKLRGRETANVAKIYKALADDTRLKIAYALLEEELCVCDVANIVGATTATASHHLRLLKNTGLAKFRKEGKLVYYSLDDDHVKKLILIAFEHQGEMSQRGSRTIG, encoded by the coding sequence GTGAAGCTGCAGGATGTGTGTGAAATAACTTGTGTGGATTCTGAAAAAGTTGAACGGGTTAAGAATAAGCTTCGAGGACGGGAAACGGCAAATGTGGCGAAAATTTATAAAGCACTTGCTGATGATACAAGATTGAAAATTGCTTATGCGCTTTTAGAAGAGGAGCTTTGTGTCTGTGATGTCGCGAATATCGTCGGGGCTACGACTGCAACCGCATCGCATCATTTAAGGCTTTTGAAGAATACGGGGCTTGCTAAATTCCGCAAAGAAGGAAAGCTTGTCTATTATTCATTGGATGATGATCATGTTAAGAAGCTTATTTTGATTGCTTTTGAACATCAAGGGGAGATGAGCCAGCGTGGAAGCAGAACAATCGGCTGA
- a CDS encoding ArsR/SmtB family transcription factor gives MKKEKQEADTFHDLDEETIFIASQTFKALSDPTRLRILNLLTQGECSVNEIAETLSLLQSTVSHQLRFLKNLRLVKFRREGTTLYYSHDDEHVIGLLKQMIEHAQH, from the coding sequence ATGAAAAAAGAAAAACAAGAAGCAGACACGTTTCATGATCTGGACGAAGAAACCATCTTCATCGCTTCCCAGACTTTCAAGGCGCTGTCAGACCCGACACGGCTCCGCATATTAAACCTGCTCACTCAAGGTGAATGCTCCGTAAATGAAATTGCTGAAACATTATCTCTTCTCCAATCAACCGTATCCCACCAGCTAAGATTTCTAAAAAATCTCCGCCTCGTCAAATTCCGCCGCGAAGGAACCACCTTATATTATTCGCATGATGACGAACATGTTATCGGGCTTCTCAAACAGATGATTGAGCATGCCCAGCATTAA